GCCCGGTGGTGTTCATCAGCGACGGGCTGCTGGCCGCAACCGGCAAAAGCAAAGACGAGCTTATGGCGCAGCCGCCAGAGGGTATCTGGGCCGGCGCGCAGCCTTCGAAGGCGCGCGTGCAATTGGAAAAGGCCTTGGCAGAGCGCGTGGCAGGCCGCTTTATGCTGTCATTTGCCACACGGCAGGCCGCGACATGGCGCGAAATCAGCCTGCGCCCAGTGCCCGAACCGGGGATTGCGGCGCGCTATATTGTGCTGACACAGGTCGATGTGTCCGACCTTGTTTCAGCCCGCAACACCAGTCGGACATTGTCGGATCGCATGTCCGACATCGCCCGTATCAGCGGAGCGTTCTTCTTCGAGATCGACAGCGAATGCCGCATTTCCTATGTTTCCGAGACAATGGCGCTCGGCTTGGGCGCAGTGCCAGAGAGCGTGCTTGGGCGGCATGTCGACACGTTGCATGGACGGTTTAGCGACCCGGCCAAAGCCAACCAGCGGTTTTCCAGCCTGTTCATGGCGCCCCATAACCCGGTTGAGCATGAGATCGTCGTGCTGAATTCAGCAGACCGCAGGGAACACACCGTCCAGATCAGCGCAATCCCGTTCACCGATGCGCAAGGCCGGTTCGCGGGCTATCGTGGTTCGGGTGGCGACGTGACCGCCCTTGCCGCCGCGCGCGACGCGGCCGCAAAACTTAGCCGAGCGAAATCGGCCTTCCTGGCCACCATAAGCCATGAGATGCGCACCCCGCTGACTGCCATCATCGGCACTGCGGAATTGCTGCGCGACGATATAGGCACCCGCGCCTGCACCGACGGTCTGCAAGAGATTACCCAAGCTGCCCAAAAGCTGAACGATGTGCTGGGCAATGTGCTGGACCTGTCCGACCTTGAAAACAATGCCATCACCCCGGTCGCGCAGGAATTCGATATGAATGCCCTGCTGCAAGAGCTTTGCACAACCTTCGCGCGCACGGCCACGGCAAAAGGGCTGGGCTTTCGCTTCGATGGCAACAGCTTGCCGCCGGACAACCGGCTTGGCGACCGCACACGGGTGCGACAAGTGCTGCACAACTTGCTGTCCAATGCCGTGAAGTTCACGCAAAACGGTATGATAGAGGTAAAGCTTGTGCATGCCATGCCCGACTCTGTCGCCATCAAGGTGATCGACAGCGGCATTGGCATGACACAAGATGAGATCGCGCGCGCGATGGAACCTTTCGCGCAGGTTGATGACCGTATGGCGCGCGAATTTGAAGGCTGCGGCATTGGCTTGTCTATCGCACATGGGCTGACCAACGCCATGCATGGGCGGCTGGACATTCAATCTGAACCGAATGTCGGAACGGCAGCAACACTGACGCTGCCCATGCCGCAAACCAAATGTCCCAACGTTCAGAACCCCATCACCGATCTGACCGGAATGCGTATGCTTGTCGCCGATGACAACGCCGCCAACCGCAAGATTTTGCAGGTCATGCTGCACAAGATGGGGGCCGAGCTGACCATGTGCG
This genomic window from Roseibaca calidilacus contains:
- a CDS encoding response regulator, which gives rise to MRIVIVEDNQLVLQVLAAAFDSVPDYELQTFSTAQEGIDACRNGADLAIFDHRLPDKTGADAIRLLRAEDATQHLPVIVITGDDDQATKMAAIKAGATDFLKKPVNIEELRLRVHNLLALHEAQKRAEEGERLLRTVISASGSNIAVLDARSPGCPVVFISDGLLAATGKSKDELMAQPPEGIWAGAQPSKARVQLEKALAERVAGRFMLSFATRQAATWREISLRPVPEPGIAARYIVLTQVDVSDLVSARNTSRTLSDRMSDIARISGAFFFEIDSECRISYVSETMALGLGAVPESVLGRHVDTLHGRFSDPAKANQRFSSLFMAPHNPVEHEIVVLNSADRREHTVQISAIPFTDAQGRFAGYRGSGGDVTALAAARDAAAKLSRAKSAFLATISHEMRTPLTAIIGTAELLRDDIGTRACTDGLQEITQAAQKLNDVLGNVLDLSDLENNAITPVAQEFDMNALLQELCTTFARTATAKGLGFRFDGNSLPPDNRLGDRTRVRQVLHNLLSNAVKFTQNGMIEVKLVHAMPDSVAIKVIDSGIGMTQDEIARAMEPFAQVDDRMAREFEGCGIGLSIAHGLTNAMHGRLDIQSEPNVGTAATLTLPMPQTKCPNVQNPITDLTGMRMLVADDNAANRKILQVMLHKMGAELTMCEDGDAALQAWVPEAFDLLLLDINMPAISGTDVISQIRRTEQEWALPRVPAVAVTANTNSEQRASYFQAGFDACVGKPFTTRSLSSAFQTVLPLAAKTDAADG